From Cyanobacterium sp. T60_A2020_053, one genomic window encodes:
- a CDS encoding pyridoxamine 5'-phosphate oxidase family protein, translating to MTNILPPWRAPVARALHRNRAQPFSRYLQLATVTPEGMPTNRTVVFRSFYGDSNYLQIITDIRSEKYEHLKSNPYGEICWYFCKTREQFRLTGKIDIVTAKTENIEWQKARKLMWQNISDNAKVQFYWETPKDSYREESTDNEYEINKELPNDNFCLLLFAVEKVDHLELRGEPQNRYLYSLENNSQWQVIRVNP from the coding sequence ATGACTAATATTTTACCGCCGTGGAGGGCGCCCGTCGCCCGTGCTTTACATCGTAATCGTGCGCAGCCATTTAGCCGTTATTTACAATTAGCAACCGTTACCCCAGAGGGAATGCCTACTAATCGCACGGTAGTATTTCGGAGTTTTTATGGCGATAGTAATTATTTACAGATTATTACTGATATTAGAAGTGAAAAATATGAACATTTAAAATCTAATCCTTACGGCGAAATTTGTTGGTATTTTTGTAAAACTAGAGAGCAATTTAGACTCACAGGAAAAATAGATATAGTCACGGCAAAAACAGAAAATATAGAATGGCAAAAAGCACGAAAATTAATGTGGCAAAATATTAGTGATAACGCTAAAGTCCAGTTTTACTGGGAAACCCCTAAAGATTCATACAGAGAAGAAAGTACAGATAATGAATATGAAATTAACAAAGAATTACCTAATGATAACTTTTGCTTACTTTTATTTGCAGTGGAAAAAGTAGATCATTTAGAGTTAAGGGGAGAGCCACAAAATCGTTATCTATATAGTTTAGAAAATAATTCTCAATGGCAAGTAATAAGAGTTAATCCTTAA
- a CDS encoding Uma2 family endonuclease, whose product MVSQLQKTTKSEIIYPDSDGKPMADNTLQFRWITTIKNNLDWLFADNPQVFIAGDLLWYPVEGDNKRRCAPDAMVVFGREKGERGSYQQWKEDNIPPQVVFEILSPGNTPKEMYGKLLFYQRYGVEEYYIYNPDKNELTGFLRQNDILEMIDNINDWQSPLLGIRFELNQPELKIYHPNGEVFSTYNEAQQKLLEEREKAQKEKERADKLEAKLRELGISLDDINS is encoded by the coding sequence ATGGTTAGTCAACTGCAAAAAACTACTAAATCAGAGATTATTTATCCCGATAGTGATGGAAAACCGATGGCTGATAATACCCTCCAGTTTCGTTGGATTACTACCATAAAAAATAATTTAGATTGGTTATTTGCTGATAATCCCCAAGTATTTATCGCTGGTGATTTACTATGGTATCCCGTGGAGGGAGATAATAAACGGCGGTGTGCGCCGGATGCTATGGTAGTATTTGGTAGAGAAAAAGGTGAACGTGGTTCTTATCAACAATGGAAGGAAGATAACATTCCCCCCCAAGTAGTTTTTGAAATCCTCTCGCCGGGTAACACCCCAAAAGAAATGTATGGCAAACTTTTATTTTATCAACGTTATGGCGTGGAAGAATATTACATTTACAATCCTGATAAAAATGAATTAACAGGGTTTTTAAGACAAAATGATATTTTAGAAATGATTGATAATATCAATGATTGGCAAAGCCCACTTTTAGGTATTCGTTTTGAATTAAATCAACCTGAATTGAAGATTTATCACCCTAATGGTGAAGTTTTTTCTACCTATAATGAAGCACAACAAAAGCTATTAGAAGAAAGAGAAAAGGCGCAAAAAGAAAAAGAAAGGGCAGATAAATTAGAAGCAAAATTACGAGAACTAGGCATAAGTTTAGATGATATTAATAGTTAA